Genomic DNA from Cloeon dipterum chromosome 3, ieCloDipt1.1, whole genome shotgun sequence:
CTGTTGTAAAAGAGCGTGTCTGAGTAAAAAAGAACACGCTGCGAAAATTACACAAAACTAATTCCTCACAGGTATGTAGTCCAAAATGGACAAAAATGCACTTACTTAGCTACAATTACGGACATTAAACTTAGCGCACAATTGGCTTGAGCAAGAAACAACGGACAAATGTAATTGTAATTCAAACTCACAAACAAACCAACCACTCTTTCACACAatcatgcatttattttgaggTGGCATTTTAATGTCCAAAATCTGCATTTACTCTCGGTAACTAATAGCTTCGATTTCGTACCTTCCATCCAATCACCAAGTCGACAAGAGGTTGGTGTTGTCATTTTTGCATATAACACGAACAAAGAGTTGATTTGTACACGTGAGATAGTGGATCATTAACTGTACATGAGTCACCGCGCCCGCCCTCGGGCCATCCGACATTGATTAGatcaaaaaagagaaaagtcaCTCATCGCAAATCGAAGAAAAGAGTTTCAATAGCGAGTAGCCGAGTCACTGATGCTTAATTATTACTCTGTATGACTATTATTATTACTGATGTAGATTATTATTGAAAGTGGGAATAACTGATTGAGTGGATTCAGCGCAAGGATCGCAACTTTAATATTGATTGTCATGGATATAATTATgagataatattaaaaagatgATTACTACCGCAACATGAATGCCATATTgctaaaaagaataataactGTGTCGTCTGTGTATTGAAAAAGAGAACAAGATGAAGAATAACACGAtgattaagaaaaaaagctaTTATGTATTTAcgcaagaaaaagaaaaaccgTTAAAAGTACTACCAAGAAATCGCCctttggaaaaatgcaaattcaaattttccttatAATCCCACctctgtaattattattatataaattaaaataaaaagtcattTTGTGTCATCtagtatataatataaaataaatgcaagcCATGTTCTATGTAAAAAATACGTGTCGcttgttttatttctaaacTTAATTAACATCCGATAAAGCTTAATACAGGCTAAAACTCCTTAATCAGAATTGTCAGAGACGCTGAAGGCGCGGTTTCCCAGCGAGTCCTGCAGCACCCTGATGCACACGTGCACCGTCCTGTGGGGGTCCACGTTGGGGAAAGCGAGCTCTCCAGTCTTTTCGTCCTTGATGTCTTTATACTCGATCTCCTTGACTTTTTCCATGTTGCAACGGAAGGCGGTGATTTGCGACGCCACGGAGGTGAAAACCGTCTTCGTCACTTTGATTCCCAGGGTCCAGCACATCTGGAAGCGGGCCTTCAGCAGGGCCTCACCCAATTTCCGGCCGCGATGCTCTTTGTGCACCTAATTAAGGGTATATACagagtaaaaaaacattaagcGGTAAACAAAGTACTTACAGATAAGCCAGCTGCATCCATATAGACATCAACTCCGTATTCTTTGAAACAGTCAACCTAAGTATTCAGTATTATTATCTGTTTcagaaacaatattattttgcctGCGCTTTCaaagtgcattttttgcaattgataTGATTATCTGGAGATTTTCGGGGaagatataatatatttatctcactATTTAGTTAACCCCTTGCATTTCTTGAGTATATGCAATGTGCATTGCTAATGGGACAACCGGGTTGTCTATATGTTCACACAACAAAACTTTTCCTAAACTTATACTATTATTCCTTCTCTTCACGTAACCaaagaaacagaaaattcaaaatatcagtgaatatttttttaaatttttgagttcgatgaaaataaaattgacttcaaacttttcaattcaCCTGATTTGACagttttcagcaattttgtacttttttatataattcaatagttttattacatataattattgaaaattcattatcAGACTCTAgatcaaatcaataaaaaaattaatacctgAGCTGAGATTTTTGCATAAGGCGCTAGTGCTCTGATGATGTTTTTCCCGGTGAATTGGTCTTCGATTTTAACTTTTGGCTCATCTTTTACTCCCAGCATCAGCACGTTGACTCCAGCAAGGGGAATTCGCGGCTCGCTGACTGCAAACGAGTTAAGTTGTTTCATTTGGAGGGTCACATTCAAATATCTCAATCGCCGCGCGAGGAGAGAATGGTAGGAGATGCtctcgtaatttattttattcaacacATTCCCAAGGTTACTCTGATGCCGCGGCTATCACGTAGTACGCTGcgattgaaattttgcacTCCGGTGAGGTCAAAATGTCAAATAGAGTATAAAGAGGATACTCACTAGGCTTGCAATCAGCGCCCTGTGATTTTTCTGGCAGGGCAATCAGAGTCAGGTTCTGTTTGATCAAATCTCTCCACCACTCGGAAATTTCCTCCATGGAAACGGGGTCTTTTGATACTTCACTGTTACTGCaaagtttcatttaaaatattacaaacacaattggaaaaaaaataattcttggattaaaaattttcattttgaaccAACCTGCAAAAAGGTTCTTCATTGATAAAATAGGTGGTCATGTGGTAAACGACAGATTCGACGAGGTCCGGACTGCAGTTCCTGATGATGTAGCCCGGCACCTGCTTCCACACCTGAGGGTTGGTGCCCAGGTCCTCGAGCGGGATGCGCAACTTGGGAGCGTCCACCACCATAGCTGCTTATTTAGTCGACGGAGCGAAATACACTAAAGAGACTCCTGACTGGCGGCTCCGAtatctcttctctctctctctctctctctctctctctctctctctctctctctctctctctctctctctctctctctctctctctctctctctctctctctctctctctctctctctctctctctctctcgtccgCACGTGATTTCGTCACGATAGGATGTGCGTCCTCTCAGTCCACAATTCGGACGGACAATCAAATCGAAAGTCCACTCTGCTGCTATTATTGTAACTCGGCTTGCTGCGCATGTAGACAGCGTGTGAGCACTGTGAGCAGACAATTAAGGAGGAGAATTCAATTTGAAGCCTGCGCGATTAGCGAGAGTGAGCGATTTTTTGTACGTCTCATCGCACAGTCATGCATCTGACGCGCGAAGAAGACCTTGAAACCTGATTATAATGGCTCAATGTCACTGGGCTGCTCCCCGCTCCCAGTTTTCGAACGAACTAAAATTATTAGCGATCCGTTTCTTTCAGGCTTGATATCAAATAACCATGTCGTATAAGAAAAACGTTggtttttttaacctctaaTTGCTGCGATTAAAGCAGACAACATAGAGTGTGGTTCAAGTACCATGATAACAACAACTTTTTGCACGTgtggataaaataatattataagcTTTTTATCCGCATGCCTTTTACCCGTGTATCTGCGttgttttcataataaattatgtgtGTGCGATGCAATATAAGATACATCGATATTTAATTACCGCATGCCGCAACTTCTGTCGTATTGACTTCTTAgaaaactatatttatttacgtaAAGCTTGGTATTTTAGTTGCGTGTTgttgcaatattattttattttatagctgaatttcgaaattgaaggcaatttttttgtaaaaatttaacccttttcCTTTGTTTCAGGCCTCACAGTTGCAGAAAATACCATctaaaaatcaggaaattttaTATCCCTGgttgccttttaaattttggagaaaatcggctaatctgtctcctgattggaaATCATGACTTATTTCGctagaagggaaatttacctcatagtaaaattaaataatagtaaaattaaagaatttttcgagaaattttgcaaaatctacaATTTAATTGTCCCTCAGTCCTGATTTTATAGAGAGatactgttgctaaatttcacaaccaATGAACTCAAGCTATATAGTCAACAATGcacattaaaaatgttcagaATTCTTGGTCTGTAAATCTCTACTTTAATCTCCCGCCGGAgtaaagtgcaaaaatttacactCCCTCTATTCCCAAATAATCTAAGTTTACCAGCGAAATCTTACATTCTTATCTACATTTTTCTAGACCATATTGATCCCTGGTAAACGTGTCATCTGCTGAAATCCTGGTGTGCGTGTGCGTTGTCAATCGTTTGGTCCTCGTGCGCGCGGTGATGCAATATCTCTTTGGGCGCGTATTGATGAAAAATGGACCATTAGTGATAACAAGCACGTAGTCGTGTGATGGTCGCACGTTCTAAAGTCCCTTGGGGCTCCCAAGGATCGCAGCCGTGAGCGATTTTTGCCAATTGGAAAAGAGCTCACCCACGCAATCTATTTTCTctgccgtttttatttttattattttattaaacactcCTTCAGTTGACCTTGAGTGCGTGAGTTCACACACGCGCCTATAAATCTATTTATGTCTTCCAATATTGATTACTTATTTACTCTCCTGCTGTGAAAATTACGTATTTTCATGAtcaaaagcttaaaaattctttttgaaattaatttttttcgcatcATTTGCTTAAAGCACTGCAGTAAGTTTTGATAAACGGTATAATATAGTAAATTATTTCGCAGAAACAGCttgtttttatacaaaaaaaaacttttgtgaaaaatattaaatgataaGTCGATTTTACTCTTTCCgaactttgcaaaaatttccaaaacgtTTCTGCGAGTGCCAAAACATGTTTTAACGATTTTCCCACGTTGATACAACAAATTCAAACGAACCACTTGCTTCCTACGCGTGAGCTATCGAGATAATTGCGTGCAGTCGCGtgaaatttctccaaaatgcgCAGAGGGAGCCGCAATCGGAAGGGCCCGTATGCCAAAGCAGCACCTGACGCGGCTCACCTGCGAGTTTTAGTAAAGGTGAGTCTTCAAAGATGGCATGCAACAGGTGGTTTCCTGCTGCTTCATTATCTGCTCTCTCCACTGACTTGCTTTAAAGCCGCGCGCGTCTCGCTGTCGTCGGATAGCcttggaataattttattatgagaACGCGTTGCCCCGTACCTGAGGAAGGAAGGGGAAAGCAGGCTGCGAAGGAgcgaaaagagagagagagaaaaaagacgACGGATGGACTGTGTCGTGTTCGAGAGTTGATCGTGAGTGCTGCGGCTCCTTAAGACCCTCCAGTCGCGCGTTTCCTTTTCGCGTGCAGTGATCCCGGTCGAGTTTCGCGGaattagggtttgcaagcaggTCGCGGATTCAGCAAGGGTTGCGTTGTGGGGCGCGGCTGCTGAGACAGGTGCTTCCAACGACGACATGGGGAGCCAAACGGCTGTAAACAAAAATGGAGAACGCACCCAGCAGGTATTTATGCGAGATTATTACCATTTTATAGCTAACAGCATTAATTTGAGGGAAAATTATGGATTTTGACACGATCACGTCTACAAAAATCCTGTTAATTTCATAATGCAGTCATgctattcaaaaatttcatattttcactATATATTTGAGAGTATAACGAGGAGTTGTTAATTTGGAGAGTGGATATTAACACAcgtaattggaaaatttgtgaattttacattattttatttaagaattattCCTCACGTTTTCCAACTATGCGTATGTACCAAAATGCActctccaaattaaaaactcctCGTTATAAGAGTTTTCGCACTTAAAAACCAGTATTTAAAAGAGGGCATTAGAAATTTCATAGATTAATTCAGCGATTTTATGAGGTGGATTCGAGTTTCACCGAAACCAGGTATTATTAACGTTGACAAATTGTAACTCAAAAATAGAAGATACTGGTCTATCCACTGTGACAGGAGTTGAGCACCTTTGGCTAGAAACCACGAATTATCATGTAAACGAGTTGATAGACGAGGTACAGTTAGAGCGAAACTTGTTCTCTCCGATTTATTTATCTAGATCCTGCAGAGATAAATTTCTGACGAAAAGGGGAGATCAGATTCAGAAGTAACTGTTGACTCGCGGCATCTTCAGTGAAACATCTTGGAAAACACAATAGTTACTTGCACATAACTTAATTGGGCTTGTGTCAGCGACTCAACAGGAGGTGATTCTGTGAGCAAAATAATcatatgcaaaaaaataaggattttgtttttgaaaaactgcgGAAACCTGTTTTCGAATGAAGCCGCACAAACGCGTTGAAAGAAAAGATCAAGTCGCTGGTGGGCTTTCTCGTGCACTCATTTTCCGCTGCTAATCGACGCGATGTCAAAATATATCATTCCTGCCGCCTTTAGTTGACACTTGTAGCAATTTATCAACGCGTAAACAAACGCACAGCAGCCACTCTCAGACTTTCAGAGCTGCATCGGCTCGTTCAATCATAATTCCGTAATTGCCCTATCATTAAACGAGGCTGCgcgttcaattaaaaaaaaattgagaatgcATACTAATGGTGCGGCGATTATGCAGCCGGCTCGAGCTGAAAAATCACGCAGGCAGGGATTTGCCGAGGGGGTGAACAACCTGGAGCAAGTGCATTCGAGACGCTGACCTTGGCACATCCATCCATCTTCACCTAGCACTCTTGGTCCGATTGATCCGTCGCTAGAAATTATAACTCTCCGTCTCTCTGGGGGTTTCACTTAATTGCTAGGCGCGGTAGTCGCTATCAGCTTAATTGcagggaaatattttccattttattgcCACTCGGAGAATATCGTCTGGgttgaaaaaacaaatccTGCAACTATGTCTTAGGAATCGCCTAaggttcaaaacaaaaactctGAGAGGCCACAAAAATGCGAAACTGGAttagaatataaatttccagGTCATTTTGATTGTGCTATAAAATTGATTCCACAATGGCTACTCCAATGGGTAATTAACGAGGAATGGAggtctaaaaaaaataaaaattgtaacaagAACAACAAATCACACGGTCAGCAGTTTGTTCGGCCCCGCAGGCCTCGGATCAGAAGAACTACTTtgcctccaaaacaaaattcataccaAAGATTTAGCGGTAGAGAATTTAATGAGcgatcgttgaaaacgtccGTCTGCACTCAATTCTGAGTGCAAACGAAAAAAGAAACGTCAGCAACGAAAGTCTTGACAACCCTACAGCTTCCTGCGACAGAAATTCAACTAACAGCACgaagtgaaaattaataaaattttcgtatTCACTTTCGTAATGCActcaaaaattgttctttttttcaCACCTCGTctttggatttgcaaaataatttaagaaaaaaccttcagtggttttattttattttatttctgttgtttttgttttgctatTACAACGCGATTTTCATGCTCTTTGTGTGGTGGTTTTGGACTGACGAAACAAGACTGTGAGACGTTAAATATTTCCTTCTCACTTGGAGAAGTGATGCGAAACTTTGTTTACCGATTAAATGGAGCCGATTGCTGcccttttttctctcgctgTGGCCGTTGATAATCAGACAAACAAAGCGCAAACAGGCTCTCTTTTGCATCCGCGGCTGAATAATGCGTGATGCAAGATAATTGTAATTGCGGTTAAcgtgtaaaattttgattttccgaTTTAATCGAAGGAGAGAGTGCGCCAAAAATTCTTGAGAATTCTGGCCGTGaccaacttttaattaataatgattgTGATTAAATATGATTCGTAAGTTTTTTAACATAAAGTTTTTAAAGCCGGTGGGCACAAATGAGGTTAATTAAGcgcattcattatttaaaaaagagtcaCTGAACAAATAATAGCATTATAAATTATGTGAGAACCATTTCTCCCAGCTGAATGCATGAATTTGGGTCATTCACAAGGAATTCGTTAAAAAACCTCACAGTCTTCAAACTCAAAAAGTGATCGATGATGAGCAAAAAGCATGCCCCGGGTGAGGATCGAACTCACGACCTTAAGATTATGAGACTTACGCGCTGCCTACTGCGCTACCGAGGCTTGCTGGCAGGGTATAGGAAAAAAGCGAGTATTTATAGACCGAGTTTGTTCCTGAGCTAAGGTGGATCAATACTAACTGCGGACGGggcaaatgaaataaaatatataatatgctaAACTCTctgataatattatttgcgaTTGCGAGTGCAGCTCATTCataagaaaatatgaaaagtttaattttctttaattttatgcggtttgaaatatgatttaaaaaattaagggttcattttctcaaaataattataaacataATAGTTACAGCAATTTTGTAATCATTGCCGCGTAACTTTCCTCATATCTAATCGTTTccttaattttactttctctCCAATTAAGAAATGAACCAACACAAAATCGTTTCCGCTGAATGAAATATTGACTTGCCTCTTGCCTGTGTCCTGTGTCATGTAAGCGACGTGCACATTTTCTGATAATTTACACGGTTTTCTCTTTCTTTAATAACTAACcagagaaatttataaaaagtaataGGATCCGAATGATGCGAACCCTTGTTGGTATGGGTCTTCAGATAccttgatgaaattttgtggaGGTGCTGCTCTAGTTGGATCCTACAATATTAgggatttttagaaaaatcaagttttcaaACGGTCGTAACTTGGCTTCTGGTTCAGATAAGCTTAAATTCTTGATGTCTAACATTAGTCCATAACATGGTAAACAATTTGTGATCATTGACGAACTTggaggtcaaaggtcaaggtcacagaacctaattgtaaaaataagaaaattcacCGCATGTTGAaggatgcaatttttcaagttttaagCGCCAAAATGTGGTCCATTTAATGGAGAATAACATATCAATAAATGGTGTGTGgcatgtttttttctttttcaatatattcagATTAAGAAGTAGAACGGGTTTTTTTGGGGGAGGGGAATTTGCACACAGAAACATGAGGTATCCTgaaatttgcttcattttgGCCAGATTTCGAGCAAGTTTGATGTTAGCATGATTAATCAtgactaattaaatttctgagaggCAGGAGGTTGGGGGTTGAAACTTATCCCCTGCCTCCAGGGGTGGCTTTTTGGGCTTTAACTTTACTTTGCTTGAAACATGAAGTTCTTGGTGTCAATTCACATTTGTTTCGCCATCACGAATTCAAATCTGGACTGTATTTTGCTGTATTTTAGACCGTGTCTTTCACCaaagcaaaaatgttcaaCTTTGTTCGGGTTCCCCTAAGCACGAAAattagagaaataaatttgcttcgGTAGTAAACCGTGCTATAGTAGttgtagcaaaaatatttccagatgattatattacataatataaaaaatttaaatattgactcGTTGGCTTTATGCTAAACATCAAACCACTAGCAATGAAAGAGAtgaattttcatgcaaatcatCGGTGCCCTTTTGACTTTGCTGAAAAATAGAGGGGCAACGAATAATAACAAAGGCCGAGAATTCCTGGGATTGCATCCATCCGACAAGATGACAGAACACTTTCCAGCAGTTCACGCCGAGCAGCCATGAAGCTTGTCATTAAACACCTCTTTTGCGCTTTTTGTATTATGAGCACACAGCACACACCTCCTCGGCGCCGCGACGAGATTTGAGTTTTATCAAAAGGGAAACACGCAGCCAGCCGCCCAGAGCGGAGTGAGAAAATTGAGTCATTGGGGTCACGGCAATTTTATACTTGGCGccagttttttcctctcttcctGAAAAACTCATGACCTCCCGAAGGGCATTATTAGTCCAGTGAATTAGCACACGGCGCGTGCGTGGATTTATGCAAATAACGCGCAGAGTCACGACTCAAGAAGTGCGATGCCAGAAAACCGCGCACAACCAGAGCCAAagttgcttttgtttttaggCTTTTGATCGCCGGCGTTACGAAATTTATCCCGGAATAACGATCGCGCCAGATGAGGCCGCTTCAACCCGCACATTTTGCCCAGGCTTGTGACGGCGACAgtgtaaatgaaatttattgagcGCCCAAGTGGTTAATATATTCTGAATCGCTTC
This window encodes:
- the LOC135940096 gene encoding uncharacterized protein LOC135940096; protein product: MVVDAPKLRIPLEDLGTNPQVWKQVPGYIIRNCSPDLVESVVYHMTTYFINEEPFCSNSEVSKDPVSMEEISEWWRDLIKQNLTLIALPEKSQGADCKPISEPRIPLAGVNVLMLGVKDEPKVKIEDQFTGKNIIRALAPYAKISAQVDCFKEYGVDVYMDAAGLSVHKEHRGRKLGEALLKARFQMCWTLGIKVTKTVFTSVASQITAFRCNMEKVKEIEYKDIKDEKTGELAFPNVDPHRTVHVCIRVLQDSLGNRAFSVSDNSD